The proteins below are encoded in one region of Clostridium estertheticum:
- a CDS encoding acyl-CoA dehydrogenase: MNFTLTKEQEFVKQMVSEFALNEVKPLAAEIDVTERFPSETVEKMARYHMMGIPIATKYGGAGGNNLSYIIAVEELSKACATTGVILSAHTSLCAGPIDAFGTEDQKMKYLVPLATGEKLGAFGLTEPNAGTDASGQQTTATLDGDNYILNGSKIFITNGGVADTFVVFAMTDKTKGTRGITAFIVEKDFPGFSIGKHEDKLGIRASSTTELVFENCIVPKENMLGKEGRGFGIAMKTLDGGRIGVAAQALGIAEGALEEATKYMKERKQFGKPLAAFQGLQWMVAELDVKIEAAKLLVYKAAFNKDAGLSYTVEAARAKLFASETAMEVTTKAVQIFGGYGYTKEYPLERMMRDAKITEIYEGTSEVQRMVIAGNLLK; this comes from the coding sequence ATGAATTTTACATTGACAAAAGAACAAGAATTTGTAAAACAGATGGTAAGTGAATTCGCATTAAACGAAGTTAAACCTTTAGCTGCGGAGATAGATGTTACAGAAAGATTTCCTAGCGAAACTGTAGAAAAAATGGCTAGATACCATATGATGGGTATCCCAATAGCAACTAAATATGGTGGCGCTGGTGGAAATAATTTATCATATATTATTGCTGTTGAAGAATTATCAAAAGCATGTGCAACAACAGGAGTTATCTTATCAGCTCATACATCATTATGTGCAGGTCCAATAGATGCTTTTGGAACAGAAGATCAAAAAATGAAATATCTAGTACCACTTGCAACTGGCGAAAAATTAGGAGCTTTTGGATTAACTGAGCCTAATGCCGGTACTGATGCGTCTGGACAACAGACTACAGCAACTTTAGATGGTGATAACTATATATTAAATGGTTCAAAAATATTTATCACAAATGGTGGAGTAGCAGATACATTTGTAGTTTTTGCTATGACAGATAAAACTAAGGGAACAAGAGGAATTACAGCTTTTATAGTTGAAAAAGATTTCCCTGGATTCTCAATAGGTAAACATGAAGATAAATTAGGAATAAGAGCATCATCAACAACTGAGCTTGTATTTGAGAACTGTATAGTTCCAAAAGAAAACATGCTTGGAAAAGAAGGAAGAGGTTTCGGTATTGCAATGAAAACTCTTGATGGTGGAAGAATTGGTGTAGCTGCTCAAGCTCTAGGAATTGCTGAAGGAGCACTAGAAGAAGCTACTAAATATATGAAAGAAAGAAAACAATTTGGAAAACCACTTGCAGCATTCCAAGGACTTCAATGGATGGTTGCAGAACTTGATGTTAAAATTGAAGCTGCTAAACTTTTAGTTTATAAAGCTGCATTTAATAAAGATGCTGGTTTATCATATACAGTAGAAGCTGCAAGAGCAAAATTGTTTGCATCAGAAACTGCTATGGAAGTTACAACAAAAGCTGTTCAAATCTTCGGAGGATATGGATATACTAAAGAATATCCATTAGAAAGAATGATGAGAGATGCTAAGATAACTGAAATATATGAAGGAACTTCAGAAGTTCAAAGAATGGTTATAGCTGGAAATCTATTAAAGTAG
- a CDS encoding electron transfer flavoprotein subunit beta/FixA family protein: MNIVVCLKQVPDTNEVKIDPKTGTLIREGVPSIINPDDKNALEESLRLKDEHGAHVTVISMGPPQAEKALREALAMGADEAILVSDRAFAGADTLATSHALAATLKKLDYDVVFAGRQAIDGDTAQVGPEIAEHLNLAQITYVEKVDVIKGGLKVRRAWEDGYEDIEVKTPVLLTAIKELNEPRYMNIKNIFEMFQNKEVKVWSAADIGADIAILGLKGSPTKVKKSMTKEPKGKGELIQLPAAEAALYAVSKLKENHFI, from the coding sequence ATGAATATAGTTGTATGTTTAAAACAAGTTCCAGATACAAACGAAGTTAAAATAGATCCTAAAACAGGAACCCTTATAAGAGAAGGCGTTCCATCAATAATAAATCCAGATGATAAAAATGCATTAGAAGAATCATTAAGATTAAAAGATGAACATGGTGCGCACGTGACTGTAATTAGCATGGGACCACCTCAAGCAGAAAAAGCATTAAGAGAAGCTTTAGCTATGGGTGCTGATGAAGCAATACTCGTATCAGATCGTGCATTTGCAGGAGCAGATACTTTAGCTACATCACATGCACTTGCTGCAACTTTAAAGAAATTAGACTACGATGTAGTATTTGCTGGAAGACAAGCAATTGATGGAGATACAGCGCAAGTTGGACCTGAAATTGCAGAGCATTTAAATCTTGCACAAATAACATACGTTGAAAAAGTTGACGTAATTAAGGGCGGATTAAAAGTTAGAAGAGCATGGGAAGATGGATATGAAGATATCGAAGTTAAAACTCCTGTTCTTTTAACAGCTATAAAAGAATTAAATGAACCAAGATATATGAACATAAAAAACATTTTTGAAATGTTCCAAAACAAAGAAGTAAAAGTTTGGAGTGCAGCAGATATCGGAGCAGACATAGCTATACTCGGACTTAAAGGTTCACCAACAAAGGTTAAAAAGTCAATGACTAAAGAACCTAAGGGAAAAGGCGAATTAATACAATTACCAGCAGCTGAAGCTGCTTTATATGCAGTTTCAAAATTAAAAGAAAATCACTTTATCTAA
- a CDS encoding short-chain-enoyl-CoA hydratase: MEYKNIVLQKEDKVAVLTISRPKALNALNSETLKELDLAIDEIANDDKIYAVIITGAGKAFVAGADITEMKDLDVMGGRRFGNLGNKVFRKLETLEKPVIAAVNGFALGGGCELSMACDIRIASVKAKFGQPEVGLGITPGFGGTQRLSRLVGLGMAKELIYTAKIINAEEALRIGLVNKVVALEDLLVEAKALANTIAGQAPIAVSLCKAAINKGMQLDIDSALSYESEIFGECFSTEDQSSGMTAFIEKTEKCFKNK, translated from the coding sequence ATGGAATACAAAAATATTGTTCTTCAAAAGGAAGACAAAGTTGCAGTACTTACAATTAGTAGACCAAAAGCTCTAAATGCATTAAACTCAGAAACATTGAAAGAGCTAGATTTAGCAATAGATGAAATTGCTAATGATGATAAGATTTACGCAGTAATTATAACAGGAGCTGGAAAAGCATTTGTTGCAGGTGCTGATATCACCGAAATGAAAGATCTTGATGTAATGGGTGGTAGAAGATTTGGAAATTTAGGAAATAAAGTGTTTAGAAAATTAGAAACACTAGAAAAACCAGTAATCGCAGCAGTAAATGGTTTTGCTTTAGGTGGAGGATGCGAGCTTTCTATGGCTTGTGATATTAGAATAGCATCTGTAAAGGCAAAATTTGGTCAACCTGAAGTAGGACTTGGAATAACACCTGGTTTTGGAGGGACTCAAAGACTTTCTAGACTTGTAGGACTTGGAATGGCTAAAGAATTAATATACACAGCTAAGATTATTAATGCGGAAGAAGCATTAAGAATTGGACTTGTTAATAAAGTGGTTGCGCTTGAAGATTTATTAGTTGAAGCTAAAGCACTTGCAAATACAATTGCAGGACAGGCACCTATTGCTGTAAGTCTTTGTAAAGCAGCAATTAATAAGGGAATGCAATTAGACATAGACTCAGCACTTTCATATGAATCAGAAATATTCGGAGAATGTTTCTCGACTGAGGACCAAAGTAGTGGAATGACAGCATTTATCGAGAAAACTGAAAAATGCTTTAAAAATAAGTAA
- a CDS encoding 3-hydroxybutyryl-CoA dehydrogenase has protein sequence MKKIFVLGAGTMGAGIVQTFAANGCEVIMRDIKDEFVDRGLATIKKNLERSVKKEKITEAQMEEILSRVTGTTDMKLAADCDLVVEAAVEIMKIKKEIFAELDSICKPETILASNTSSLSITEVGAATKRPDKVIGMHFFNPAPMMKLVEIIKGMATSTETFDAVKEIAIAIGKDPVEVAEAPGFVVNRILIPMINEAVGIMAEGIASAEDIDKAMKLGANHPMGPLALGDLIGLDVCLAIMDVLYTETGDTKYRAHSLLRKYVRGGLLGRKTKKGIFDYSK, from the coding sequence ATGAAAAAGATTTTTGTACTTGGCGCTGGAACTATGGGAGCAGGTATTGTTCAAACATTTGCAGCTAATGGATGCGAAGTAATAATGAGAGATATTAAAGATGAATTCGTTGATAGAGGACTTGCTACAATTAAAAAGAACTTAGAAAGATCAGTTAAAAAAGAAAAAATAACTGAAGCACAAATGGAAGAAATACTTTCAAGAGTTACAGGAACTACTGATATGAAATTAGCAGCAGACTGTGATTTAGTAGTTGAAGCAGCTGTAGAAATTATGAAAATAAAGAAAGAAATTTTTGCAGAACTTGATTCAATCTGTAAACCAGAAACTATTTTAGCATCAAACACATCATCACTTTCTATAACTGAAGTAGGAGCTGCTACAAAGAGACCTGATAAAGTTATAGGAATGCATTTCTTTAATCCAGCTCCAATGATGAAACTTGTAGAGATAATCAAAGGAATGGCTACATCAACTGAAACTTTTGATGCAGTTAAAGAAATTGCAATTGCTATAGGTAAGGATCCAGTAGAAGTTGCTGAAGCTCCTGGTTTTGTTGTAAATAGAATATTAATTCCAATGATCAACGAAGCTGTAGGAATTATGGCAGAAGGTATAGCATCTGCAGAAGATATAGATAAAGCAATGAAACTTGGCGCTAATCATCCAATGGGACCTCTAGCACTCGGAGATCTTATAGGTCTTGATGTATGTCTTGCTATCATGGATGTTTTATATACTGAGACTGGAGATACTAAGTACAGAGCTCATAGCCTTTTAAGAAAATATGTTAGAGGCGGATTACTTGGAAGAAAAACTAAAAAAGGTATCTTTGATTATTCAAAATAA
- a CDS encoding cysteine-rich small domain-containing protein: MDNNYKFFRNKECEYFPCHEVKNDEKFNCLFCYCPLYFLEDCGGNGKFVKGIKDCSSCLIPHSENGYEHIVGKIKEVNKAKRK, encoded by the coding sequence ATGGATAATAATTATAAGTTTTTTAGAAATAAAGAATGCGAATATTTTCCGTGCCATGAGGTTAAAAATGATGAAAAATTTAATTGCCTATTTTGTTATTGTCCCCTGTATTTTCTTGAGGACTGTGGTGGAAATGGAAAATTTGTAAAGGGAATTAAAGATTGCTCATCTTGTTTGATACCACACTCTGAAAATGGTTATGAACATATAGTAGGTAAAATAAAGGAAGTTAATAAGGCAAAACGAAAATAA
- a CDS encoding electron transfer flavoprotein subunit alpha/FixB family protein: protein MNIADYKGVWVFAEQRDGELQKISFELLGKGREIADKLGEELTAVLLGDKTDDMARELVAFGADKVIVASSPLLGHFTTDAYAKVICDLANERKPGVIFVGATYLGRDLGPRISARLSTGLTADCTSLDIDTENNNLMMTRPAFGGNLMATIVCADHRPQMATIRPGVFEKLARDASRTCPVEKVTVNLKESDIRTKTVDIVKVASVLADIGEANIIVSGGRGVGSKENFALLEKLAATLDGVVGASRAAVENGWIDKAVQVGQTGKTVRPTVYIACGISGAIQHLAGMQDSDFIIAINKDATAPIMKAADVAIAGDFLKVIPEMIAQINTLKNK from the coding sequence ATGAATATAGCAGATTACAAAGGCGTATGGGTCTTCGCTGAACAAAGAGACGGAGAACTTCAAAAAATTTCTTTCGAACTTTTAGGTAAGGGACGAGAAATTGCAGATAAATTAGGAGAAGAGTTAACAGCTGTACTACTTGGCGATAAAACAGATGATATGGCTCGCGAACTTGTAGCATTTGGAGCTGATAAGGTAATAGTTGCGAGTAGTCCACTACTAGGTCATTTTACAACTGATGCATATGCAAAAGTTATATGTGATCTTGCAAATGAGAGAAAACCAGGAGTAATATTTGTTGGAGCAACTTATTTAGGAAGAGATTTAGGACCAAGAATATCAGCAAGACTTTCAACAGGTTTAACTGCTGATTGTACTTCATTAGATATAGATACAGAAAACAATAATTTAATGATGACAAGACCAGCATTTGGTGGAAACCTAATGGCTACTATAGTTTGTGCAGATCATAGACCACAAATGGCTACTATTAGACCAGGAGTTTTCGAAAAATTAGCTAGAGATGCTTCTAGAACTTGCCCAGTTGAAAAAGTTACTGTAAATTTAAAAGAATCAGATATCAGAACTAAAACTGTTGATATTGTAAAAGTTGCTTCAGTTTTAGCCGATATCGGAGAAGCTAATATTATAGTATCTGGTGGTCGTGGAGTTGGAAGTAAAGAAAACTTTGCTTTGCTTGAAAAACTTGCAGCTACTTTAGATGGTGTAGTAGGAGCATCAAGAGCAGCAGTTGAAAATGGTTGGATAGATAAAGCCGTACAAGTAGGTCAAACAGGAAAAACTGTAAGACCAACTGTATATATAGCTTGCGGTATCTCAGGAGCAATTCAGCATTTAGCTGGTATGCAAGATTCTGATTTCATAATAGCTATAAATAAAGATGCAACTGCACCTATCATGAAAGCTGCTGATGTAGCAATAGCTGGAGACTTTTTGAAAGTAATTCCAGAAATGATAGCTCAGATTAATACATTAAAAAATAAATAG
- a CDS encoding M14 family metallopeptidase gives MQTLKIGSKGTGVSEIQALLNKLGYVVGVVDGIYGPKTFDAVKKFQKYFGLLPTGDVDDDTYKLMNRFLLGYDTYRIKSGDTLYLIAKRYYTPLASIITANPQINANSLRIGDVIIVPYSLDVVYTNIDYTYDIMKKDLEGLKARYPFIEVESAGRSELGKELYYVKLGNGPNKVFYNGAHHAIEWITSVLLMKFIENFAKAYAMGQDIEGYNVRDIFRTSTIYVMPMVNPDGVDLVLNGLEKSNPYYNDLIKWNNGSLDFSENWSANIRGVDLNHNYDAMWQESKNAEASYGIYGPGPTRYSGTSPESESESKAVADFTRSNNFRLVIAYHTQGELIYWNYQNLASPEARAIAVIFSQLSGYNLGETTGITSYAGYKDWFIGKFRRPGYTIEVGLGENPLPISQFNKIYSDNIKVLLEGAII, from the coding sequence TTGCAAACCCTAAAAATAGGTTCAAAAGGAACAGGGGTATCAGAAATACAAGCATTACTTAATAAGTTAGGTTATGTTGTTGGCGTGGTAGATGGAATATATGGACCTAAAACTTTCGATGCGGTAAAAAAGTTTCAGAAATATTTTGGATTATTACCTACAGGCGATGTGGATGATGATACTTATAAACTTATGAACAGATTTTTATTAGGTTATGATACTTATAGAATTAAATCAGGTGACACTCTATACCTTATAGCAAAACGTTATTACACGCCACTTGCAAGTATAATTACAGCCAACCCTCAAATTAATGCTAACAGTTTGAGGATTGGTGATGTAATTATAGTTCCTTACTCGTTAGATGTGGTTTATACAAATATCGATTACACTTATGACATTATGAAAAAAGATTTAGAAGGATTAAAAGCTAGATATCCATTTATTGAAGTTGAGAGTGCTGGCAGGAGTGAACTTGGGAAAGAACTTTATTATGTAAAATTGGGTAATGGACCAAATAAAGTATTTTATAATGGCGCGCACCATGCTATTGAATGGATAACCTCTGTACTTTTAATGAAGTTTATTGAAAATTTTGCTAAGGCCTATGCGATGGGTCAGGATATAGAAGGGTATAATGTGCGTGATATATTCCGCACAAGCACTATATATGTTATGCCCATGGTTAATCCAGATGGAGTGGACTTAGTTCTTAATGGTCTAGAAAAAAGTAACCCGTATTACAATGATTTAATTAAGTGGAATAATGGAAGTTTAGATTTTTCTGAAAATTGGAGTGCTAATATTCGAGGAGTAGATCTTAATCATAACTATGATGCTATGTGGCAAGAATCAAAGAATGCAGAAGCGAGTTATGGGATATATGGACCAGGACCTACAAGATATTCAGGTACCTCGCCAGAATCAGAATCAGAGTCTAAGGCTGTAGCAGATTTCACAAGAAGCAATAATTTTAGATTAGTAATAGCATATCATACTCAAGGTGAACTAATATACTGGAATTATCAAAATTTAGCAAGCCCTGAAGCTAGAGCAATAGCAGTAATATTTTCACAATTAAGTGGTTATAATCTAGGTGAAACAACTGGAATTACCAGTTATGCAGGATATAAAGATTGGTTCATAGGAAAATTTAGAAGGCCAGGCTACACCATTGAAGTGGGGCTTGGAGAAAATCCTCTTCCTATAAGTCAATTTAATAAGATATATAGCGACAACATTAAAGTTTTATTAGAAGGAGCAATAATTTAG
- a CDS encoding redox-sensing transcriptional repressor Rex has product MERKKNISMAVIRRLPKYNRYLKELLRTDVDRISSKELGERIGFTASQIRQDLNCFGDFGQQGYGYNVKELLNEINGILGLAKEYKMIIIGAGNIGQAIANYTNFERLAFNLAGIFDVNPKLIGLKIRDVEVKDIDELVGFLKTMPIDIGVICVSENSAQTVCDMMVANGVKGIWNFAPVDLEVPKEIIVENVHLSESLLTLSCLMNDRT; this is encoded by the coding sequence GTGGAAAGAAAAAAAAATATATCGATGGCAGTTATTCGAAGATTGCCTAAATACAATAGATATTTAAAAGAACTTTTAAGGACTGATGTAGATAGAATATCCTCAAAAGAGTTAGGCGAGAGAATTGGCTTTACAGCATCTCAAATTAGACAAGACTTGAACTGCTTTGGGGATTTTGGACAACAGGGATACGGTTATAATGTTAAAGAATTATTAAATGAAATTAATGGCATATTGGGACTAGCAAAAGAATATAAAATGATAATAATAGGTGCTGGTAACATTGGGCAGGCTATTGCCAATTATACCAATTTTGAAAGGTTAGCTTTTAATTTGGCAGGTATTTTTGATGTTAATCCAAAGCTAATAGGACTTAAAATTAGAGATGTTGAAGTAAAAGACATAGATGAATTAGTAGGTTTTCTTAAAACTATGCCGATAGATATAGGGGTAATCTGTGTTTCGGAAAATAGTGCTCAAACAGTTTGCGACATGATGGTGGCAAATGGGGTTAAGGGCATATGGAATTTTGCACCTGTGGATTTAGAAGTGCCTAAAGAAATAATTGTTGAAAATGTACATTTGAGTGAGAGTCTCTTAACACTCAGTTGTTTAATGAATGATAGGACATAG
- a CDS encoding ABC-F family ATP-binding cassette domain-containing protein, whose protein sequence is MIVLSCKDIHKSYGIDVILDKITLSINEGERIGFIGANGAGKSTLFKILTSQLDHDTGELFIDKNKKLGYLSQNLSLDITNTIYEETLLVFDNLLNLEKNLKALEIKMSLPYDASKEDYQNKIIKEYTLTSELYNNRGGYTYKAKINRVLKGLGFLEDDYDKPINILSGGQKTRVALCKLLLKNPDILLLDEPTNHLDLDAIEWLEDYLKSYKGTMFIISHDRFFLDTITNKTFELINGHVDCYNGSYTSFIELKKINFEIQLKAYNVQQSEIKRQEDIITKYRSFNREKSVRAADSRQKSLDKVERIHTPDKDPRETKMKFETEIKSGNDVLHIEDLSKRFGDNLLFEHLNLDIKRSEKFALIGENGRGKTTLFKIIMDQIPSDTGIKILGKNIFVGYYDQEQSNLNPEKTIIDEVWDEFPKLTTTEVRTALAAFLFIGEDVFKVISTLSGGERCRINLLKIMLSKANFLLLDEPTNHLDIMSREALEDSILGYDGTVVVISHDRYFLNKVITRILELNQDGLKEYLGNYSYYIEKKKNPLRFKLEEEQEGMSKTQINFDKKKKREEDKLEKQKKLDFKELEDKIASLEQEIEKLQNDLCLEEVYSSPNRSVETNNQLLSVKKELEDLYVTWEDSAT, encoded by the coding sequence ATGATAGTTCTAAGTTGCAAAGATATTCACAAAAGTTATGGTATAGATGTTATTTTAGACAAAATAACTTTAAGTATAAATGAAGGTGAAAGAATTGGTTTTATTGGTGCTAATGGTGCTGGCAAGTCTACACTTTTCAAAATACTTACCTCACAATTGGACCATGATACTGGTGAATTATTTATAGATAAAAATAAAAAGCTAGGTTATTTATCCCAAAATTTATCATTAGATATAACTAATACTATATACGAGGAAACACTTTTAGTATTCGACAATTTATTAAACCTCGAAAAAAATCTTAAAGCTCTGGAAATAAAAATGAGTTTACCTTATGACGCTTCAAAAGAAGACTATCAAAATAAAATAATTAAAGAATATACATTAACTTCTGAACTTTACAATAACAGAGGCGGCTACACCTATAAAGCTAAGATAAATAGAGTTCTTAAAGGCCTTGGCTTTTTAGAAGATGATTATGATAAACCAATAAACATATTAAGTGGAGGTCAAAAAACTAGAGTTGCACTCTGTAAATTATTACTTAAAAACCCTGATATACTCTTACTCGATGAGCCTACTAACCACTTAGATTTAGACGCTATAGAGTGGCTCGAAGATTACCTTAAATCTTATAAGGGCACTATGTTTATTATTTCTCATGATAGATTCTTTTTAGATACCATTACCAATAAAACTTTTGAACTTATTAATGGGCATGTAGATTGTTACAATGGAAGTTACACTAGTTTTATTGAATTAAAAAAAATAAATTTTGAAATTCAATTAAAAGCATACAATGTACAACAGTCAGAAATAAAAAGGCAAGAAGATATTATAACTAAATACAGATCCTTTAATAGAGAAAAAAGTGTAAGAGCTGCAGATAGCAGACAAAAATCCCTGGACAAAGTTGAACGAATTCATACTCCAGATAAAGATCCGCGCGAGACTAAAATGAAATTTGAAACAGAAATTAAAAGTGGTAATGATGTTCTTCATATAGAGGACCTATCAAAACGATTTGGAGATAACCTTTTGTTTGAGCATCTAAATTTAGACATAAAAAGATCAGAAAAATTTGCTCTTATTGGTGAAAACGGAAGAGGTAAAACCACCCTGTTTAAGATTATAATGGATCAAATACCAAGTGATACAGGCATAAAAATATTGGGTAAAAATATTTTTGTTGGATACTATGACCAAGAACAATCAAATTTAAATCCAGAAAAAACTATAATAGATGAAGTTTGGGATGAATTTCCAAAACTTACTACCACAGAGGTTCGTACAGCCCTGGCTGCATTTCTATTCATAGGCGAAGATGTATTTAAGGTTATATCAACTTTAAGTGGTGGAGAAAGGTGTAGGATTAATCTTCTAAAAATCATGTTATCTAAGGCAAACTTCTTATTGCTAGATGAACCAACAAATCACTTAGATATTATGTCCCGCGAGGCCTTAGAAGATTCAATACTTGGATATGACGGCACCGTTGTCGTAATATCACATGATAGATATTTCTTAAACAAGGTAATTACTAGAATACTCGAATTGAATCAAGATGGACTCAAAGAGTATTTAGGAAATTATAGTTATTATATAGAAAAGAAGAAAAATCCTTTAAGATTCAAGTTAGAAGAAGAACAAGAAGGAATGTCAAAAACTCAAATTAATTTTGATAAAAAAAAGAAGCGCGAAGAAGATAAACTTGAGAAACAAAAAAAACTAGATTTTAAAGAACTAGAAGATAAAATTGCATCGCTTGAACAAGAAATAGAAAAATTACAAAATGATCTTTGCCTTGAAGAGGTTTATTCGAGTCCAAATAGAAGTGTTGAAACAAACAATCAACTTTTAAGTGTGAAAAAAGAACTTGAAGATCTTTACGTAACATGGGAAGACTCTGCGACATAA
- a CDS encoding 2-oxo acid dehydrogenase subunit E2 gives MELKTNKSIHSERFDLQRRAVSHVTTTSWHDIPHISYIYEPDITDFYNEFKILLNNKINLENKISFNTIMLKVITEGLLKSPDLNSYIEYNHKKTEGMTHIFDEINISVPWLLPNGKMITPTIPRVEKMSLNDISEYISNLTKRIENTNVNEVFYRAVVADTIHELKRFNLSVIRRILASKIGRYRIKGLCGKEKEDYYKIPENERLTEKDIRAGTVTVSNIGSLYKNQKGFFGLLEIIPPQVFAIGIGSIQEKPGVYLNPNGNKEIGIRKILPICLAFDHRAVDFNSLVPFLKRLDEIFAKPNVIHKW, from the coding sequence ATGGAACTAAAAACAAATAAATCTATACACTCTGAAAGGTTTGATTTACAAAGGAGAGCTGTTTCGCATGTAACTACCACATCATGGCATGATATACCCCATATATCATATATATACGAGCCTGATATAACTGACTTTTACAATGAATTTAAAATACTTTTAAATAATAAAATCAATTTAGAAAACAAAATTTCTTTTAATACTATAATGCTTAAAGTTATAACAGAAGGTTTATTAAAATCACCTGACTTAAATTCATATATAGAATATAATCATAAAAAAACTGAGGGTATGACTCATATTTTTGACGAAATTAACATCTCAGTCCCTTGGCTTTTACCTAATGGTAAAATGATAACTCCAACTATACCAAGAGTTGAAAAAATGTCTTTGAATGATATTTCAGAATACATTTCAAATTTAACAAAAAGAATAGAAAATACCAATGTTAATGAAGTATTTTATAGAGCTGTAGTTGCTGACACAATTCATGAATTAAAAAGGTTTAATCTAAGTGTTATTAGAAGAATTTTGGCTTCGAAAATTGGTAGATATAGAATTAAGGGGCTTTGTGGTAAAGAAAAAGAGGACTATTACAAGATACCAGAAAATGAACGCCTGACCGAAAAGGACATTAGGGCAGGTACTGTTACAGTTTCAAATATTGGTTCGTTGTACAAAAACCAAAAGGGATTCTTCGGTTTGCTTGAAATAATACCCCCTCAAGTTTTTGCCATTGGAATTGGTTCGATTCAGGAAAAACCAGGGGTGTACTTAAATCCTAATGGAAATAAGGAAATCGGTATAAGAAAAATCCTTCCAATATGTTTGGCTTTTGACCATAGGGCGGTTGATTTTAATTCCCTTGTGCCTTTTCTAAAAAGGCTTGATGAAATATTTGCTAAACCAAATGTTATTCATAAATGGTAA